One Glycine max cultivar Williams 82 chromosome 1, Glycine_max_v4.0, whole genome shotgun sequence genomic window, TAGCAAAATTAATCTTTAGGCCAGAAGCCAGTTCAAAGCCTCTAAGTAAAGCCTTTAAAGCTTAGACATTCTCCCAAGCAGCCTCACCCACAAAAACAGTATCATCAGCATACTGCAATATATTGATAggttcctttttctttccaacTAAGAAGCTTCAAGTTAAGGCCATCTGGCCCAGGGCATTTATCCCCTCCATAACTCCACACAGCTTCTTTGACCTCTTGGTGAGAGAAAGGGGCAGTCAACTGCTCCCTTTGCCCCTGAGAAATAGAATTGAATTGAACCCTATTCATGGTAGGTCTAGAGTGGTTCTGTTCAGTGAATCTGTTATGGAAGAAATTAGCAGTTACATTCTTCACTGTATTAGATTGCTGGACCCACTCCCCATCAATAAGAATACCTGGAATAGCATTGTATGCTCTcctgaaatttattattttgtggaAGTAACTAGTGTTGCAGTCCCCTTCCTTCAACCATCTGGCCCTAGATTTTTGTGtcattaaatattcaaaagcATTTGAAGCATTCCATAACTCTTGCTGAAGAGAGTTTCTGTCCTTAAGCTCTTGATCAGACAGAATTCGATGAGAGGCTAGATTCTCCACCTCATTTAGTTTCTGCTGAATGTTGAGGATCTTCTTGGCATTAATATTCCCCTCTACCTTGCTCCACTGCTTTATAGCAGCTTTGAAGTTTTTCAGCTTATTTTTAAGGACAATACCCCCCCAACCCCCCTGCTGATCATTATTCCAAGCCTCCCTCACCATTTTTTGATACCCTTTTTGTTGTAGCCACCAGTCAAACACCCTAAAGGGCTTAGGACCCCAATCCACCATGCTAGTTTGCAAGATGGTTGGGCAATGATCAGAAAGATTCCTTTGGAGGACAAGTTGATAGCTCTCAGGCCAAAGAGATAGCCAATGCTCCGAAACCAAGAATCTATCAAGCCTGCTTTTCACACAACCATTAGGCCTAATCCAAGTAAAACTATTCCCAACACACTTAATTTCCTGAAGCTCCATATCAGAAATCCACTGATTGAAAGCTgaaatgtcatattttttttttgatcggcaaaggtaaataatatatattgaaagaagtaccagaggtacttatAATACAAAATAGATCCATATAAATGGTTCCACAATCAGACATTGGTATTCTGA contains:
- the LOC102668342 gene encoding uncharacterized protein codes for the protein MELQEIKCVGNSFTWIRPNGCVKSRLDRFLVSEHWLSLWPESYQLVLQRNLSDHCPTILQTSMVDWGPKPFRVFDWWLQQKGYQKMVREAWNNDQQGGWGGIVLKNKLKNFKAAIKQWSKVEGNINAKKILNIQQKLNEVENLASHRILSDQELKDRNSLQQELWNASNAFEYLMTQKSRARWLKEGDCNTSYFHKIINFRRAYNAIPGILIDGEWVQQSNTVKNVTANFFHNRFTEQNHSRPTMNRVQFNSISQGQREQLTAPFSHQEVKEAVWSYGGDKCPGPDGLNLKLLSWKEKGTYQYIAVC